Proteins from one Mytilus galloprovincialis chromosome 11, xbMytGall1.hap1.1, whole genome shotgun sequence genomic window:
- the LOC143051981 gene encoding uncharacterized protein LOC143051981: MMSLILPITVLLGLLLVPAIEMKRKRCHKRPTLVECPEPLPRTTCDHWNMTVTTGERYAGDTRLLSCSAGYSIIGNVSITCLASGAWSPISAICAPNDISEAYLRSFRDSTYIFVHTRKNYDEAKETCISMCGQLLEINDKEEDTFIDSTIPEVVPAVDITDNYFPWIGLEIKVGGTHEWQSGNTTNSNNFANWFKSEPNYLILGSCSYLTNLGHGYQWFDGPKSICTTEKRQFICESR, translated from the exons ATGATGTCATTAATTCTCCCCATTACAGTTCTTTTGGGATTATTACTTGTGCCAGCCATTGaaa tGAAAAGAAAAAGGTGTCACAAAAGACCAACTTTAG TTGAATGTCCCGAGCCATTACCAAGAACAACCTGTGATCACTGGAACATGACTGTAACTACAGGGGAACGATATGCTGGAGACACGAGACTATTGAGCTGCTCCGCTGGTTATTCCATTATAGGGAATGTCAGTATCACTTGTTTGGCGTCCGGCGCATGGAGTCCGATAAGTGCTATAT GTGCTCCCAATGATATCAGCGAAGCTTATTTGCGTTCATTCAGGGATTCCACATACATATTTGTTCACACTCGCAAGAATTATGACGAGGCAAAG GAAACTTGTATTTCTATGTGTGGTCAACTGTTGGAAATAAATGACAAAGAAGAAgacacattcattgattcaacTATTCCAGAAGTTGTTCCAGCAGTTG ATATAACGGATAATTATTTTCCATGGATTGGATTAGAGATAAAAGTTGGCGGCACTCATGAATGGCAATCTGGAAATACAACAAATTCTAACAATTTTGCGAACTGGTTTAAATCAGAACCGAATTATCTTATTTTGGGAAGTTGTAGTTATCTTACCAATTTGGGTCATGGTTATCAATGGTTTGACGGCCCGAAATCGATCTGCACTACTGAAAAACGACAATTTATATGTGAATCGAGGTAG